The following proteins are encoded in a genomic region of Bernardetia sp. MNP-M8:
- a CDS encoding thymidylate synthase: MQNYHTLLNTILEEGADKSDRTGTGTRSIFGYQMRFNLQKGFPLLTTKKVHFKSIVHELIWFLKGDTNIKYLKDNGVSIWDEWADENGNLGRVYGAQWRNFGGIDQINDLLNSLKNNPDSRRMIVSAWNPVDVPSMALPPCHTLWQCYVADGKLSLQLYQRSADVFLGLPFNIASYALLTHMLAQVSGLEVGDLIMTLGDAHLYKNHFEQANLQLTREERELPTLELNKEINSIFDFKYEDIVVKNYNPHAAIKAPVAV, encoded by the coding sequence ATGCAAAATTACCATACACTCTTAAATACAATTTTAGAAGAAGGAGCAGACAAATCTGACCGAACAGGAACAGGAACACGTTCTATTTTTGGCTATCAAATGCGCTTTAATCTTCAAAAAGGATTTCCATTACTGACAACAAAAAAAGTACACTTCAAAAGTATTGTTCACGAACTAATTTGGTTTTTGAAAGGCGATACAAATATTAAATATTTGAAGGATAATGGCGTTTCGATTTGGGACGAATGGGCAGATGAAAATGGAAATTTAGGAAGAGTTTATGGCGCACAATGGAGAAATTTTGGTGGCATAGACCAAATAAATGACCTTCTAAATTCTCTAAAAAATAATCCAGATTCTCGTCGCATGATTGTTTCGGCTTGGAATCCTGTCGATGTGCCTTCTATGGCTTTACCTCCTTGTCATACACTTTGGCAATGTTATGTAGCTGATGGAAAACTGTCTTTACAACTCTATCAACGCAGCGCAGATGTATTTTTGGGTTTGCCGTTTAATATTGCTTCTTATGCACTTCTGACGCACATGTTGGCACAAGTAAGTGGTTTGGAAGTAGGCGATTTGATTATGACTTTGGGAGATGCACATTTGTATAAAAACCATTTCGAACAAGCAAATCTACAACTGACAAGAGAAGAACGAGAACTTCCAACTTTAGAACTAAATAAAGAAATCAACTCTATTTTTGATTTTAAATATGAAGATATTGTAGTCAAAAATTACAACCCTCATGCTGCTATAAAAGCTCCTGTGGCTGTTTAG
- a CDS encoding saccharopine dehydrogenase C-terminal domain-containing protein — MKNVVVLGAGRSSYALIDYLLEHSKENDWQIEVGDLDISLAQNKTKHHERAKAFQFDVSNLEDCRKIAQRADLVISLLPAFLHAPVAEICVQESTSIFTASYVSPQMEKLDKEAKQKGLLLLNEIGLDPGIDHLSAMQVLDKIREHNSSDNEKAEITAFRSFTGGLLAPESDNNPWNYKFTWNPRNVVLAGQGTAKFIQNHQYKYAPYHRLFSYCEPIESKEFAQINEYDDDYRFEGYPNRDSLQYRSVYGLDTIPTMLRGTIRRNGFCNSWDTFIQLGMTDDSYKIENSDKLTYRQFANMFFKYDPFLSLEEKLKTIYNFSDAKLKQWEYLGFFEDKKITLQNASPAQILQHLLEEKWTLDPQDKDMILMQHRIKYTYQGKAKELTSSLVVFGDDSQHTAMAKTVGLPLAIAAKLYLTGNLHLKGVQIPIHREIYEPVLAELENHGIIFKEETTEIDKSELYS, encoded by the coding sequence ATGAAAAACGTGGTGGTACTTGGTGCAGGACGCTCTTCCTATGCACTTATCGATTATTTATTAGAACATAGCAAAGAAAACGACTGGCAAATTGAAGTAGGAGATTTGGATATTTCGCTGGCTCAAAATAAAACAAAACACCACGAAAGAGCTAAAGCTTTTCAATTTGATGTTTCCAATTTGGAAGATTGCAGAAAGATTGCACAACGTGCTGATTTAGTAATTTCGCTTTTACCTGCATTTTTACACGCTCCTGTGGCAGAAATTTGTGTTCAAGAATCTACCTCTATTTTTACAGCGTCCTATGTTTCTCCTCAAATGGAAAAGCTAGACAAAGAAGCAAAACAAAAAGGACTTTTACTACTCAATGAAATTGGTCTTGACCCTGGAATTGACCATCTTTCAGCAATGCAAGTGTTGGACAAAATACGTGAGCATAATAGTTCAGATAATGAAAAAGCAGAAATTACAGCTTTTCGTTCGTTTACTGGAGGTCTTTTAGCTCCCGAATCTGACAATAATCCTTGGAATTATAAATTTACATGGAATCCTAGAAATGTAGTTTTGGCAGGACAAGGAACAGCAAAGTTTATTCAGAATCATCAATATAAATATGCACCTTATCATCGCTTATTTTCGTATTGTGAGCCGATTGAATCAAAAGAATTTGCTCAAATAAATGAGTATGATGATGACTATAGATTTGAAGGTTATCCAAATAGAGATTCATTGCAATATCGTTCTGTTTATGGTTTGGATACCATTCCGACAATGCTGAGAGGAACAATCCGAAGAAATGGTTTTTGTAACTCGTGGGATACATTTATACAGTTAGGAATGACAGATGATTCTTATAAAATTGAAAATTCGGACAAACTGACTTACAGACAGTTTGCAAATATGTTTTTCAAATACGACCCTTTTTTATCTTTGGAAGAAAAACTAAAAACAATCTATAATTTTTCTGATGCAAAGCTCAAACAATGGGAATATTTAGGATTCTTTGAAGACAAAAAAATAACACTTCAAAATGCTTCTCCTGCTCAAATCTTGCAACATCTTTTAGAGGAAAAATGGACATTAGATCCACAGGATAAAGATATGATTTTGATGCAGCACAGAATTAAATATACCTATCAAGGAAAAGCAAAAGAACTTACTTCTTCGCTTGTTGTTTTTGGAGATGATAGTCAGCACACAGCGATGGCGAAAACTGTAGGACTTCCTTTAGCCATTGCAGCAAAATTATATTTGACAGGAAATTTACATTTAAAAGGCGTTCAGATTCCAATTCATAGAGAAATTTATGAGCCTGTTTTGGCAGAACTAGAAAACCACGGAATTATCTTTAAAGAAGAAACTACTGAAATTGATAAAAGTGAGCTTTATAGTTAG
- the gldG gene encoding gliding motility-associated ABC transporter substrate-binding protein GldG, translating to MPNTNNSTSSSKFQINTRKWENIMQLVVLFLGLILINILAQNYFFRLDLTAEKRYTITESSKTILKNLEEPVYIEIYLEGELNSSFKRLQKSVKETLEEFSMYAGKNIQFTFINPEQVSSNPEEQNRYYKQLSDRGVQPTTVFETVQGKKVQKLIFPSAIVSYKNKEKPVLLLKGNRTASPQEQLNQSIENIEYELISAIQKLSKKQKSSVAFIEGHGELSNDRLISLTQTLSENYIVERLNLNENLSNSFKSDNKGNKNPIQNLLQYDAIVIAKPTLSYTDNDRYQLDQYLMNGGKLLFFIDQVQMNLDSIAQGGTYAFAYNLGLNEMIFRYGVRVNQDLLQDTQSGQILVNVGQMGDKANVQPIPFPYYATTASFSTHPITKNMDALMFKFVSTLDSVKADGIIQTPLVFSSQYSRVKKVPTLISLDELKLDLNPKLYQTSNLPVAYLLEGEFSSAFKGRFPPSGFSENDFIQKGKDSKVLVVGDGDLLSNDFDRRTRQPLPIGYDEISKNTYSNQEFLLNTLSYMLDEGGIITSRTKEFEIRPLDTFKIQEEKSYWQFLNLVVPNVIILVFGLGWYFWRKKKYS from the coding sequence ATGCCTAATACAAATAATTCAACGTCTTCTTCAAAATTTCAAATCAACACTAGAAAGTGGGAAAATATTATGCAATTAGTTGTCCTTTTTTTGGGACTAATCTTGATTAATATTTTGGCTCAAAACTATTTTTTTCGTCTTGATTTGACTGCTGAAAAGCGTTATACCATTACAGAATCTTCAAAAACCATTTTGAAAAACTTAGAAGAGCCTGTTTATATAGAAATTTATTTGGAAGGCGAACTCAATTCTTCTTTCAAAAGATTGCAAAAATCAGTCAAAGAAACACTAGAAGAATTTTCGATGTATGCAGGAAAAAATATTCAGTTTACGTTTATTAATCCAGAACAAGTTTCAAGCAATCCAGAAGAACAAAATCGTTATTACAAGCAGCTTTCTGACCGTGGAGTTCAGCCTACAACTGTTTTTGAAACTGTACAAGGTAAAAAAGTACAGAAATTAATTTTTCCTTCGGCGATTGTTTCCTATAAAAATAAAGAAAAACCAGTTTTACTTTTGAAAGGAAACCGTACAGCTTCGCCACAAGAACAGCTCAATCAATCTATTGAAAATATTGAATACGAGCTAATTTCTGCCATTCAAAAACTGAGTAAAAAACAAAAAAGTAGTGTTGCTTTCATTGAAGGACATGGCGAGCTTTCTAATGATAGACTTATTTCTCTGACACAGACTTTAAGTGAAAATTATATTGTAGAAAGATTAAATCTAAATGAAAATCTGAGTAACTCTTTTAAATCAGATAATAAAGGAAATAAAAATCCTATTCAGAATTTGCTGCAATATGATGCCATTGTGATTGCAAAACCAACACTTTCTTATACCGATAATGACCGTTATCAGCTTGACCAATATTTGATGAATGGAGGAAAATTATTATTTTTTATTGACCAAGTTCAGATGAATTTGGATAGTATTGCACAAGGTGGAACGTATGCTTTTGCCTATAATTTGGGTTTGAATGAAATGATTTTTCGTTATGGTGTTCGTGTCAATCAAGATCTTTTACAAGACACACAATCAGGACAAATTTTGGTAAATGTGGGTCAGATGGGAGATAAAGCCAATGTTCAGCCGATTCCATTTCCGTATTATGCCACAACAGCCAGTTTTTCGACACATCCAATCACTAAAAATATGGATGCTCTGATGTTTAAATTTGTCAGTACATTGGATTCTGTGAAAGCTGATGGAATTATTCAAACGCCTTTAGTTTTTTCTTCTCAATATTCACGTGTCAAGAAAGTGCCTACACTTATTTCACTAGATGAGTTAAAATTAGACCTAAATCCAAAACTTTATCAGACTTCAAATCTTCCTGTTGCTTATCTTTTGGAAGGAGAATTTAGTTCTGCTTTTAAAGGGCGTTTTCCTCCGAGTGGTTTTTCGGAAAATGATTTTATCCAAAAAGGAAAAGATTCGAAAGTTTTAGTGGTGGGAGATGGCGATTTGCTTTCCAATGATTTTGACAGACGAACTCGCCAGCCTTTGCCGATTGGTTATGATGAAATAAGTAAAAATACCTATTCCAATCAAGAATTTCTCCTCAATACACTTTCTTATATGCTTGATGAAGGTGGAATTATTACTTCCAGAACAAAAGAATTTGAAATCCGTCCATTAGATACTTTCAAGATACAAGAAGAAAAAAGCTATTGGCAGTTTCTAAATTTAGTTGTTCCGAATGTTATTATTTTGGTTTTTGGCTTGGGTTGGTATTTTTGGAGGAAGAAGAAGTATTCTTAA
- a CDS encoding HNH endonuclease: MRKVNKPSEIPTKLLKVHNLIAEELYVKKDKFDWRDEHYNTPIKEELRDKIYYKKCGYCEIKLVEYKCDEEFTIEHFRPKKHYYWLGAEWTNLFPVCSKCNNNKGDEFSLQLEYSRIKKEYAPFDSNGSLIFSKCLVDSDELLSEKPLYLHPEIDEPLHFFEVNKDGILYLKNDLDKFEQRRGKHMLDKLLETERLEHARKKVIDKAKEQLEREIRNFIEYSSNSQDNTQIKLSFFSFFKMLFTLGDKEQEFSLVGYYMNENFEDFFLDEYESSVQDLIKYAYSLFLEEISKNNS, encoded by the coding sequence ATGAGAAAAGTAAATAAACCCAGTGAAATACCCACCAAACTTTTAAAAGTTCATAATTTGATAGCTGAAGAATTGTATGTCAAAAAAGATAAATTCGATTGGAGAGATGAACATTATAATACTCCTATAAAAGAAGAACTAAGAGATAAAATTTATTATAAAAAATGTGGCTACTGTGAGATAAAATTAGTAGAATACAAGTGCGATGAAGAGTTCACTATTGAACATTTTAGACCAAAGAAACATTATTATTGGCTAGGAGCAGAATGGACAAATTTATTTCCAGTCTGTAGTAAGTGTAATAATAATAAAGGTGATGAGTTTTCTTTACAGCTTGAGTATAGTAGAATAAAGAAAGAGTATGCTCCATTTGACTCAAACGGAAGTCTTATTTTTTCGAAGTGTTTAGTAGATAGTGATGAGCTTTTGAGTGAAAAACCTTTATATCTACATCCAGAAATAGATGAGCCTTTACATTTTTTTGAGGTTAATAAAGATGGTATTCTCTACCTAAAAAATGACTTGGATAAATTTGAACAACGTAGAGGTAAACATATGTTAGATAAACTTTTAGAAACAGAAAGATTAGAACATGCAAGAAAAAAAGTAATTGATAAAGCAAAAGAACAATTAGAGAGAGAGATAAGAAATTTTATAGAGTATAGTTCAAATAGCCAAGACAATACACAAATAAAACTTTCCTTCTTCTCTTTTTTTAAAATGCTTTTTACTTTAGGAGATAAAGAACAAGAATTTTCTCTAGTTGGTTATTATATGAATGAAAATTTTGAAGACTTCTTTTTAGATGAATATGAATCTAGTGTACAAGATTTGATAAAGTATGCTTATAGTCTGTTTTTAGAAGAAATTAGTAAAAATAATTCCTAA
- a CDS encoding AAA family ATPase, with protein sequence MESELPKILEEKLNDYRLIVEKCEQILEETKNLSFNDIYEEVVFIHNKLNESQFDYELLLYMNVEIVAFAELMSKNPYNHFYNREKLYFVRWFQEFNSYEGRELDKTITKIEKNKITPISYSLLLDITTDIKQSIDDVVDLGKIWSRKNIPFKVFDNYQLLSESLKSVDIRIFQAIKKILFSVPIDAQFIAFTGENGDGKTSILQAIGLGLYNSDDLSDEDRGSEKVCISVQYQEGDKYYTNEIYNNPDYPTMYAVRHHMKELKSFAAYGTSRLRVSDKKEMQNPLLNLDPERAKLTNIFDSWLRDVSVNDKELFEKIKSIILEILPNVSEIKKKDETKVISDFLFIEKGIEVEFKHLSAGHKSIVLMIGDMIMRLSEAQPKEKNPSDFTGIVLIDEIEAHLHPKWQKEFPHILSTTFPKVQFIVTTHSAISLLGMPENTVFFRVQRSEEKGTYIERIDIDVKNLLPNAIYTSPLFDMESIRSTENKGIEELNVEDDFEEIIKKEENKKRLKELSKKFVFTPPKS encoded by the coding sequence ATGGAAAGTGAATTGCCTAAAATTTTAGAAGAGAAGCTAAATGATTATAGATTGATTGTGGAAAAATGTGAACAAATTTTAGAAGAAACTAAGAATTTATCATTTAATGATATATATGAAGAAGTAGTTTTTATTCACAATAAACTAAATGAAAGCCAATTTGATTACGAGTTGCTTCTGTATATGAATGTAGAAATTGTGGCTTTCGCAGAGCTTATGAGTAAGAATCCATACAACCATTTTTATAATAGAGAAAAGTTGTATTTTGTAAGGTGGTTTCAAGAATTTAATAGTTATGAGGGACGTGAGCTAGATAAAACTATAACAAAAATAGAGAAAAATAAAATTACACCAATAAGTTATAGTCTTTTATTAGATATAACAACTGATATAAAACAATCTATTGATGATGTTGTAGATTTGGGTAAAATTTGGAGCAGAAAGAATATTCCGTTTAAAGTTTTTGATAATTATCAGTTATTAAGCGAATCTTTGAAAAGTGTAGATATACGCATTTTTCAAGCTATAAAAAAAATCCTTTTTTCAGTTCCAATAGATGCACAATTTATAGCATTTACAGGAGAAAATGGAGATGGTAAAACTTCTATTTTACAAGCCATTGGACTAGGACTTTATAACTCTGACGATTTGTCTGATGAAGATAGAGGAAGTGAAAAAGTTTGTATATCTGTTCAATATCAAGAAGGAGATAAATACTATACAAATGAAATATATAATAATCCTGACTATCCTACCATGTATGCAGTACGCCACCACATGAAAGAACTTAAAAGTTTTGCAGCGTATGGAACTTCTCGTTTGCGTGTTTCGGATAAAAAGGAAATGCAAAATCCGTTATTAAATCTTGACCCAGAGCGAGCAAAACTGACTAATATTTTTGATTCGTGGTTGCGTGATGTTTCTGTAAATGATAAGGAGCTTTTTGAAAAAATCAAATCAATTATTCTTGAGATTCTTCCAAATGTATCAGAAATTAAAAAGAAAGATGAAACAAAAGTAATTAGTGATTTCTTGTTTATTGAAAAAGGAATTGAAGTAGAATTTAAGCATTTATCAGCAGGACATAAAAGCATTGTTTTGATGATAGGCGACATGATTATGCGACTTTCGGAAGCGCAACCTAAAGAAAAAAATCCAAGTGATTTTACAGGAATTGTTTTGATTGATGAAATAGAAGCACATTTACACCCAAAATGGCAAAAAGAATTTCCTCATATTCTTTCTACGACTTTTCCTAAAGTTCAGTTTATTGTTACAACACATAGCGCAATTTCTTTGTTAGGAATGCCAGAAAATACGGTGTTTTTTAGAGTTCAGAGAAGCGAAGAAAAAGGAACTTATATTGAAAGAATTGATATTGATGTCAAAAATTTATTGCCAAATGCCATTTATACATCGCCTTTGTTTGATATGGAAAGCATACGTTCTACAGAAAATAAGGGAATTGAAGAATTGAATGTAGAAGATGATTTTGAAGAAATAATTAAGAAGGAAGAGAATAAAAAACGATTAAAAGAGCTAAGTAAAAAGTTTGTTTTTACTCCTCCTAAATCTTAA
- a CDS encoding glycerol acyltransferase: MENHNSSAVVGVPTNNIPTKNQTLAQKLETYKKIIEANGIKINAPFDPRYAASLIKKILEPLSLYYFRTEFIGFEGEDYPERKTNAPLIFASNHSGMAFPWDAIIFSSMLLKLHNYDMTKVARPLTAPMLSQSNLMSPFAIENFWKRAGGVDATSLNFETMMEQGKFNVLIYPEGVGGIGKGFDKKYELQRLSTSTLRMSLKHKADIIPFATVNAEYINPFSYSIEILDNLVQKLGIPFLPVGFMTVLIPLQPWLFYFALPAKLIFVRGRRIKPYKILGKPVEEATEEEIFALRDAIHAIMQRELNEAVEKYGESPYNWQEFLLTALWKWKKLPEYLPFTWAFRFIDHEKQFQNRLFELNNFSNIAPSLEQKVIQAQQIARTNEVEEQLEEDKDIMDMVKETVELVVDNPEVLLMYVPVVGWLPTIWREINKFRD, translated from the coding sequence ATGGAAAATCACAATTCTTCTGCTGTTGTTGGTGTCCCAACTAATAACATACCTACTAAAAATCAAACTCTAGCACAAAAATTAGAAACGTATAAAAAAATAATTGAAGCCAACGGAATAAAAATTAATGCACCTTTTGACCCACGTTATGCAGCAAGTTTGATTAAAAAGATTTTAGAGCCACTTAGTTTGTATTATTTCAGAACCGAATTTATAGGTTTTGAGGGAGAAGATTATCCTGAACGTAAAACTAATGCACCTTTAATTTTTGCAAGTAATCACTCTGGAATGGCTTTTCCGTGGGATGCAATTATTTTCTCTTCGATGCTTTTAAAGTTGCATAATTACGACATGACAAAAGTTGCTCGTCCACTGACTGCGCCAATGCTTTCACAGAGTAATTTGATGAGTCCGTTTGCGATAGAGAATTTTTGGAAACGTGCAGGTGGAGTAGATGCCACTTCCCTCAATTTTGAAACGATGATGGAACAAGGAAAATTCAATGTTTTGATTTATCCTGAAGGCGTGGGAGGAATTGGAAAAGGGTTTGATAAAAAATATGAATTGCAACGTCTTTCTACTTCAACTCTGCGAATGAGTTTGAAACACAAAGCTGATATTATTCCTTTTGCAACTGTTAATGCAGAATATATAAATCCGTTTAGTTATAGCATAGAAATTTTGGATAATTTGGTTCAGAAGTTAGGTATTCCATTTTTGCCTGTGGGATTTATGACTGTTTTGATTCCTTTGCAACCTTGGTTATTTTATTTTGCGCTTCCTGCAAAATTGATTTTTGTGCGTGGAAGACGCATAAAACCCTACAAAATTTTAGGAAAACCAGTGGAAGAAGCTACTGAAGAAGAAATTTTTGCACTTCGTGATGCTATTCACGCCATTATGCAGCGAGAACTCAATGAAGCTGTAGAAAAATATGGCGAAAGTCCGTACAACTGGCAAGAGTTTTTATTGACAGCACTTTGGAAGTGGAAAAAATTACCTGAATACCTTCCTTTTACGTGGGCATTTCGTTTTATCGACCACGAAAAACAGTTTCAAAATCGATTATTTGAGCTTAATAATTTTTCAAATATTGCTCCTTCTTTAGAACAAAAAGTAATTCAAGCCCAACAAATTGCACGAACAAATGAAGTAGAAGAGCAGCTAGAAGAAGACAAAGATATAATGGATATGGTAAAAGAAACTGTAGAATTAGTTGTAGATAATCCAGAAGTTTTATTGATGTATGTGCCTGTGGTGGGTTGGTTGCCTACGATTTGGAGGGAAATTAATAAATTTAGAGATTAG
- the serS gene encoding serine--tRNA ligase yields the protein MLQIAHIQAHKEEVIAALQKRHFSRATELVEKAISIDNERRTTQSSLNELQAGANEVAKSIGALMQQGKKEEANQAKEKAAQNKQSIKDLEDKLKELENDLTNCLYEIPNTPYKDVVAGKSSEDNQTIEEWGTIPTLADDAVPHWELIKKYDIIDFELGNKITGAGFPVYKGKGARLQRALINYFLDEAIAAGYKEVQPPILINEASGYGTGQLPDKEGQMYEATADNLFLIPTAEVPITNLYRDEIVKESDFPIKMTGHTPCFRREAGSWGADVRGLNRLHQFDKVELVVIEHPEKSYQRLENMLSHVKGLLEALELPYRVLRLCGGDMGFTSAMTYDLEVYSAAQGRWLEVSSVSNFETFQSNRLKLRFEDKDKKKHLAHTLNGSALALPRIVATLLENNQTAEGIKIPKVLQDYCRFEKID from the coding sequence ATGTTACAAATTGCACACATACAGGCGCACAAAGAAGAAGTCATTGCAGCACTTCAAAAACGCCATTTTAGCAGAGCTACTGAGCTTGTCGAAAAAGCTATTTCTATCGATAATGAAAGAAGAACGACACAGTCCTCACTCAACGAATTACAAGCTGGTGCAAATGAAGTAGCAAAATCTATCGGTGCTTTGATGCAACAAGGCAAAAAAGAAGAAGCTAATCAAGCAAAAGAAAAAGCTGCTCAAAACAAACAATCTATAAAAGATTTAGAAGACAAATTAAAGGAATTGGAAAATGATTTGACAAACTGTTTGTATGAAATTCCGAATACACCTTATAAAGATGTTGTTGCAGGAAAGTCTTCTGAAGACAATCAAACTATCGAAGAATGGGGAACTATTCCAACACTTGCAGATGATGCCGTTCCACATTGGGAGCTTATCAAAAAATATGATATTATTGATTTTGAATTGGGAAATAAAATCACAGGTGCAGGTTTTCCAGTTTATAAAGGCAAAGGTGCAAGATTGCAACGTGCTTTAATCAATTATTTTTTAGATGAAGCCATTGCAGCAGGTTACAAAGAAGTTCAGCCTCCAATTTTGATAAATGAAGCATCAGGATATGGCACAGGACAACTTCCAGACAAAGAGGGACAAATGTATGAAGCAACTGCTGACAATCTTTTCTTGATTCCGACAGCAGAAGTTCCGATTACCAATTTATACCGAGATGAAATTGTAAAAGAAAGCGATTTTCCTATCAAAATGACAGGTCATACGCCTTGTTTTCGTCGTGAAGCAGGTTCTTGGGGCGCAGATGTGCGTGGTCTGAATCGTTTGCATCAATTTGATAAAGTAGAGTTGGTAGTGATAGAACACCCAGAAAAATCATATCAACGACTTGAAAATATGCTTTCTCATGTAAAAGGACTTTTGGAAGCATTAGAATTGCCGTACAGAGTTTTACGTTTGTGTGGTGGCGATATGGGTTTCACTTCTGCTATGACATATGATTTAGAAGTTTATTCGGCTGCACAAGGTCGTTGGTTGGAAGTAAGCTCAGTTAGTAACTTTGAAACTTTCCAGTCTAATCGTTTAAAACTTAGGTTTGAAGATAAAGATAAAAAGAAACATTTAGCTCACACATTAAATGGTAGCGCACTTGCTTTGCCACGTATTGTAGCTACTCTTTTAGAAAACAATCAGACAGCAGAGGGAATCAAAATCCCTAAAGTATTGCAAGATTATTGTAGGTTTGAAAAGATTGATTAG
- a CDS encoding DUF4292 domain-containing protein: MKETSFFRLSLVFICSIFLLSACKKGVSTPAELTKKYGVEAFDFTFLSTKSHLSFQNQKQELGSAVDIRIAKDSLIWLSARPVFGIEAARMLIRTDSAFLVNRLEKSYSAVDIRSLSKQVNFDGDFKTLQALFLGNVPPLDQSITPEKKDNYFVLEQIYELFKTSMYVSRENKKLSKVAVQENDGMNSLFIDYSNFQNLDGQKIPFKVNAVANFFNKKENKTDQTKIEIEHKRVNFEKSDLSFPFSIPDSYDKKELGKK; encoded by the coding sequence ATGAAAGAAACTTCATTTTTTCGCCTTTCTTTAGTATTTATTTGTTCTATTTTTCTTCTTTCAGCTTGTAAAAAAGGAGTTTCTACTCCTGCTGAACTTACCAAAAAATATGGTGTTGAGGCTTTTGATTTTACTTTTTTAAGTACAAAATCTCATCTTTCTTTTCAAAATCAAAAACAAGAATTAGGTAGTGCTGTTGATATTCGTATTGCAAAAGATAGTCTGATTTGGCTTTCTGCTCGTCCTGTTTTCGGAATTGAAGCTGCTCGTATGCTTATCCGTACTGATTCAGCTTTTTTGGTCAATCGCTTAGAAAAAAGTTATTCGGCTGTAGATATTCGTTCGCTTAGTAAGCAAGTAAACTTTGATGGAGATTTCAAAACTCTTCAAGCTCTATTTTTAGGAAATGTTCCTCCATTAGACCAAAGTATTACGCCAGAAAAAAAAGATAACTATTTTGTTTTAGAGCAAATCTATGAACTTTTCAAAACATCTATGTATGTAAGTAGAGAAAATAAAAAACTTTCTAAAGTTGCTGTTCAAGAGAATGATGGAATGAATAGTCTTTTTATAGATTATAGTAACTTCCAAAATTTAGACGGACAAAAAATCCCTTTTAAAGTAAATGCTGTAGCCAACTTTTTTAATAAAAAAGAAAATAAAACGGATCAAACCAAAATTGAAATCGAACATAAAAGAGTCAATTTTGAAAAATCAGATCTTTCTTTTCCTTTTTCTATTCCCGATAGCTATGATAAAAAGGAATTAGGAAAAAAATAA
- the ribH gene encoding 6,7-dimethyl-8-ribityllumazine synthase: MSSKDKNLSLHSEKSIQEIGKKRFAIVVAEWNEEVTEALYKGAYEKLMEYGAKEENIYRYDVPGSFELTLAAQWAAQKPEIDAIICLGCVIQGETRHFDFICDAVAHGITNVNLRHNKPVIFGVLTPENQQQALDRAGGKHGNKGDEAAITAIKMLGVHTAIMKKSKSGIGF, from the coding sequence ATGTCATCAAAAGATAAAAATCTAAGCTTACATTCTGAAAAATCTATTCAAGAAATAGGAAAAAAACGATTTGCTATTGTGGTAGCAGAGTGGAATGAAGAAGTAACAGAAGCATTGTATAAAGGTGCTTATGAAAAATTAATGGAATATGGTGCAAAGGAAGAAAATATCTATCGCTATGATGTCCCAGGGAGTTTTGAGCTTACTTTAGCAGCACAATGGGCAGCTCAAAAACCAGAAATTGATGCAATTATTTGTTTAGGCTGTGTAATTCAAGGCGAAACTCGTCATTTTGACTTTATTTGTGATGCTGTAGCACACGGAATTACGAACGTAAACTTAAGACATAACAAACCTGTCATTTTTGGAGTTCTGACACCTGAAAATCAACAACAAGCTCTTGACCGTGCAGGAGGAAAACACGGAAATAAAGGCGATGAAGCAGCTATTACAGCAATAAAAATGCTTGGTGTTCATACGGCTATAATGAAAAAATCAAAAAGTGGTATAGGTTTTTAA